In Leptotrichia buccalis C-1013-b, the genomic window CCGCATGTAGCAATTAACGATCCTGAGCTTATGCTCACAATGCCAAAAGGGCTTACAATAGCTTCTGGAATTGACGTATTTACACATGCTCTTGAATCTTATGTTTCAATTATGGCAACAGAATATACAAAACCATATTCAAAAGAAGCGGCTAGACTTGTATTCAAATACTTGCCAGAATCGGTAGATTTAGGTGCAAAAGCAATTAAAGCTAAGGAAAAAATGGCTAATGCTTCATGTCTTGCAGGAATGGCTTTCGCAAATGCATTCTTAGGAATAAATCACTCGCTTGCACACAAACTTGGAGGAAAATTCCACGTGCCACATGGTATTGCAAATGCTATGCTTCTTGAAGAAGTTATCCGTTTCAATGCAGTTGAGGCTCCAACAAAAATGGGATTATTCCCTCAATACAGATATCCTGACGCAATGCAAAGATACGCTGAAATGAATGATTATCTAGGATTTGGCGGAAACACTAAAGAAGAAAAAGTGGAAAATTTAATTAAGGGAATTAATGAATTAAATAGAAGAATTGGAATTCCAGCAAGCATTAAGGAATGGGGAGTGCCTGAAAAAGACTTCCTGGAAGCAGTAGACGAAATGTCACTAGATGCTTTTGATGACCAATGTACACCAGCTAACCCAAGATACCCGCTAATGGAAGAATTAAGAGAAATTTACTTAAAATCTTACTACGGAAAAGAATGGGAAAATGAAAAAGAAAGAGTAGCACAAATTTTAGGTTTTTAATTTGAATTTTTAAAATATACTCGAACCCATTTAAAATTGAACTACTAAAAATTATATAAATTTAGGATTTGAATAAATTAGTCATAGCTTTTGAGTTCAGTTTTAAAGAAGTTTCACTATAAAATAAAGTAAAAAAATAAGAGATCTTCTCAAACTTGAGATTATCTCTTTTTTAGTGAATTATTCTTACTTATAGAAGTTAATACTATTTCTTCTTTAAATAGCGAATGTTTAATAAATTTTGAATTACATACTTTTTAGTAAGGAATTAAAACTTTTTGTCCTTAAAATAGTTTCTATTTTATAATGGGATTTAGTATTAGATTATTTTATTTAATATTGGTTTTTACTATTTTTATTAGTTTTTTTCTTTTTTTTCGCAGGATTGCTCATTGCCGCAAATCCTGCACCTATGGCTAGACTACGACTTTTATTTGCCCAACTCCGAAACTCCTCCTTCCAGTCGTCAAACAGTCGTAGCTGAACAAATAAAAGCTCCGTCAGTTTATTAAAACAAAAAAATTATATTTTAATTATTTTGAAATACTAGGTTTTTATCCTTTGTTAGAAAAGTTTGTAATAAATTCGTTATTTAAATGGGGTTTAGTATTAAAATCTTTTACTTAGAAATTTCAAAATTAAAAGTCCAAAAAAAAAAGATGTTCTCCCGAAAGAAAACATCTCTTGTAAATTTTATATATCAAATACGATAGATTTAACTCTTGTCATGCTTTCTATACTGTATTTTAATCCTTGAACTCCTGCTCCTGAACCTTTAATTCCTAAGAATGGGAAGCTGTCAGGCCCTCTTTGAGTCTTGTTATTTATATGCACTGTTCCCACTTCCAGTTTTTCAGCGATTTCAAATGCCAATGGGAAATTTTTTGTAAATACTGCTGATTGTAGTCCATATTCTGATTTATTTGCAATTTCTATTGCTTCATCTACAGAATTTACTCTAATAATCGGCAATACTGGTCCAAATGGCTCTTCCCAAGCAATTCTCATATCAGTTGTTACATTGTCAAAAACTACTGGCCATATTAAGTTTTTTTCTCTTTTTACTGTTGTCAATGCTTTTGCACCTTTTTCCTGTGCATCTTTTATCAATCCTTCAATAAAGTCTGCTGATGGAGTGTCGATTACTGTTGTAATATCAGCATTATCAAAAGGATCTCCCACAGTTAATTTTTCAACTTGAGCTTTTATCAAGTCGGCTAATTTATCTGCAACAGAATCCATTACAAGCACTCTTTTAATTGCAGTACATCTTTGTCCAGAATAGCTGAATGCCCCTGCCACTATATCTTTTGCAGCTTTTTCCAAATCAGCATCTTCTAATACAATTCCAGCGTCTTTTCCACCTAATTCAAGCATAATTGGACGCATTCCAGCAAGTTTTCCAATTTTTTTACCAATTGGCGTACTTCCTGTAAAGTTTATAAAATTCACTTCCTCATGTTCAATCAAATAATCTCCAATTTCAGAACCTTTTCCAGTTACAGAGTTAAATACTCCCGCTGGAATTCCAGCTTCTGCAAATACTTGTGTCAATAGCAATCCACTAATTGAACCTTGTGTAGGCGGTTTAAAAATTACTACGTTTCCTCCTATTAAGGCTGGTGCAATTTTAGATGCTGACAAGTTTACTGGATAGTTAAACGGTGCGATTGCAAGCACAACTCCAACTGGTTCTCTTTTTACAACTCCACATTTTCTTTTGCTTCCAGCTTCAAATCCGCCACCATTTACAAATTCACCTGTGATTCTAAGACCTTCTTCCGCAGCATATCTAATCAAATCGGCAGTTCTCACAACTTCTGAAATAGCAGCCTTAATTCCTTTTGCCACTTCCTTTGCCAAGTTTTCCCCAATTTTATCCTTATCTCTTTCAAGAATATCCGCAGCCTTATTCAAATAAGCCGCTCTTTCCACAGCTGACAACGCTCTCCAAGCAGGTAAAGCCTTTCTGGCAGATTCCATAGCAAAGTCAACTTCTTCTCTTGACATAGCTGGCACTGTCCCAATCTCTTCCCCATTTATAGGCGAATAAATAGTTATTGTATTTTCAGAGTCTTTCCATTCTCCATTTACTAAATTTTGATAATTCATCAAAATGCCTCCTTATTCCATTTTTATACATTTTATATTTTAGCACATATTCCTCATAATTAATATAGTTTTTTTATATATTTTCTATTTTAAATCTTAATTTGTATTGTATAATCAAGTGCAAAACTAAAAATACACAGTAAAAATAATATGTTAATATCTACTTTTTTATAAATATCAAACATTTCTTTGAGAAATCTGTTGAAAATCTACTGAATATAAGTTATTCTCTATTTTTGTTAATATTTTTTCTTTACATAAATTGGAAATTTCTCTTGACAGTGCTGGTCTTGTTACTTCAAATTGTTTTGCTAAGGCTGAGATATTGGGAAGAAACTTTATTATACCATTTGTTGTATTTTCTTTTATGTAACTTAATATTTTCTCTTCAATTGTTTTATTTGTAAAATTGAACCATATTCTTTTTGATAAATGTTGGCTCTTGTTTGAAATTTCATTTATAAAATTTAGTAAAAGTCTTTTGTCTGACTGAATTAAATTTAGATATTTTTCTTTATTTAGAAATAAAAACTTGGAATTTTCCAATGCTATTAAGTCTACTGGAAAAACATTGCTTTTTCCAAATAAAAATGCTGAAGCTACAACTTCACCTGATTTCATCCGATTAATGACAGTGATATCTCCGTTAAATTTTTGCATTTCACCATGAGCAGTTCCTTTGATAACTATAATTACATTTTTTAAAAAATCTCCACGAAAAAACACAGTTTCATTTTTTTTATAGTTTTTTATTTTAAAACCAGTTTTTGAGAGATATTCTGAAATTTCCAAAGCGTTTAATCCTTTAAATAAGGAAACTTGCGTTAAAAATTGTGATAATTCATCTATTTTCATTTTTTTACCTTCTATCTTTTAATTCTAAATATATAATTTTGGAAACAAATACTTTGTCTCTAAAATATATTGAATATCTTACTTAATTTCTATATTATCATTTTTATTTTCAGTTTTCAAGAAAAAAACTTTTGAGGGAGTACAGAAAATTATTGCAAAAAATATAAAAAACATGAAAACTACGTAAACTTTATACAGGATTTGAAAGTCTGAGAAAATTTAAAAGCGATAATAATCGTAGAAAATTACTGTGAAACTAGTGATACAAAAGCAAAAGAATTTTTAAAAATAATAGGGAAATATTGAGAAATCTTCGGTTTTAACAAAATCTATCAAGAAGTTTCCTGCTTCTAAAAGTGGGAGTAATTCACTTGTTTGTAGGTAATTGAAAAAAGAAAATTTTAATATACAATAACCCTAATCAAATAAAGTTTGTGTATTGAAAAAATATGAAAAATTTGATATAATCATTTCAACTAGGAAATAAAAATAAAAAAGCGCCAGTCCTTTTGGAACAATCAATATAAACAATAAAATTTCAGAAGGAGACGAGGGAAAGAGTTATCGAAATATCGGCGGATGCTCTTTAGGTGGTTACAACCTTAATAATATACAAAAATTTCGAGTAATTGGGATTACAAAGGTATTATAGTAACGTTTTCTAGTAATTTTATATTATGAAGGAGAAATATTATGTGTGGAATTGTAGGTTACATCGGAGCGAAAAATGCTCAGGAATTTGTTATTGACGGGTTGGAAAAATTAGAGTACAGAGGGTATGATTCAGCGGGGATTGCTGTTAATACTGGAAATGAAAAATTTGAGATTGTGAAAAAAGTTGGAAAATTACAAAATTTGGCTGATGAGCTGAAAAAAAATCCACTTTCAGGGACAGTTGCGATAGGGCATACAAGATGGGCAACTCATGGAAAGCCATCTGATGAAAATTCACACCCTCATTTTAACAAAGATAAAACATTAGTTGTTGTTCACAATGGAATCATTGAAAATTATCTGGAATTAAAAAAAGATTTAGTTGCAAAAGGATATGAGTTTAAGTCAGAAACTGATACCGAAGTTGTGGCACACTTGTTAGATGAGCTTTATACTGGGGACTTGCTTGAAACAGTAAAGAAATTGTTAAAAGTTATAAAAGGTGCCTATGCACTTGGAATTATGTCTGTGAACGAGCCTGACAGAATTATTGCGGCAAGAAAGGAAAGTCCGCTTATTGTAGGGCTTGGAAATGGAGAAAACTTTATTGCGTCAGATATTCCTGCGATTTTGAAATATACTAGGGATGTATATTTGATTGAAAATAATGAAATTGTGGAAATAAAAAAAGATTCTGTAAAAATTATGGATGTAGAAGGAAACGAGATAAAAAGAGACATAACTCATATTGAGTGGGATTTGGAAGCTGCTTCTAAAGGTGGATACGAGTATTTTATGGAAAAGGAAATTTTTGAACAGCCAGAAGTGCTTGTAAAAACTTTGAACAGCAGAGTTGATGAAAATTATAACATTAATTTTGATGATGCAGGACTTACAAAAGAGTATTTGAGCGGAATCAATGATATTTATATTGTAGCTTGCGGAACTGCTTATCATGCTGGGCTTGCTGGAAAGCATATTATTGAGAAAAAAACAAGAATCCGTGTAGATGTTGACATTGCGTCAGAATTTAGATATAGAAATCCTGTAATTGATGACAAGGCGTTGGTTATTGTGTTAAGCCAGTCTGGAGAAACTTTGGACACGCTTGAGGCTATGAAAGAGGCGAAAAGACACGGGGCAAGAGTTGTTGCAATTTCAAATGTAGTTGGTTCTTCAATAGCAAGGGAAGCGGACCACGTTATTTACACTTGGGCAGGACCTGAAATTGCCGTTGCTTCTACAAAGGCGTACACGACTCAAATGGTAATTTTAAATTTAATGGCAATAGATTTTGCATATAAATTTGGAAAAATTACAAAAGATGAAGCAGTTGAAGATATTAAAAAATTGTATGATGTAAAACAAAGCGTTCAGAAAATGTTAGAATATGATGAAAAAATAAAAGATATCGCAGATAAGATTAAAGATAGCGAAAGTATGTTCTATCTTGGACGTGGGCTTGATTATGTAATCGCTGTGGAAGGTGCATTAAAATCTAAGGAAATTTCATATATTCATTCAGAAGCCTTTGCTTCAGGAGAATTGAAACATGGTACAATTGCACTTATTACAGATGGAGTGCCAGTTGTTGTAAACGTTACACAGTCTGACTTATTTGAAAAATCAGTATCAAATATAAAAGAAGTTACTTCAAGAGGAGCTTACGTTATCGCAATTGCAAAAGAAGGAAATACAATTGTGGAAGAAGTTGCTGACGAAGTATTCTATATTCCAAATGTGGAAGATGATTACGCAGGATTCCCTACAATCGTAATTCATCAGTTATTGGCATATTATTTATCAAAATTAAAAGGAAACGATGTTGATAAGCCAAGAAACTTGGCAAAATCAGTAACTGTGGAATAATTTTTAAAAATTAATTGGTGAAAATTATGAAATATATAAAAAAAATACCTGAAGAAAATAAGGAATATACAGGGGAACTTTTAAGGACAGGATGGAAAAAATTAAAAGAGCCAAAATTATCTTTAGTAATGTTAATTGCAATTCCTGTTGGTATATTCCTAATGTTGTTAAATATAAAGTATTGTCTATATTTTTTTCCCAAATTAAACGAGATAATTAATTATAGTGAAAATAGTTTTGCGATAGAATTTAAACTTGGAATTTGGCAATTAATACTTTATTTAATAATAACGGTACTGTTTCTCATTTTACACGAATTTATTCATTTGTTATTTGTACCAAATTTTTTTAAGTCAAAAAGAACTTTTTGGGGAATGAGATTGCTTTATTTTTTTACATACACAGAAGAGGAAATGTCTAAATTTAGAATGGCAGTAATTTTTATAGCTCCTTTATTATTTTTATCATTTATTTTTCCAGTTATTTTAAATATTTTAGGAATAATGAATGGATTTATAATGTTTTTGTGTGTATTAAATGCGGGTGGTTCTTGTGTAGATGTGTTTTATACATTATTAATTTTATTTAAAATTCCAAATGGCTCGATTGTAAAAAATAATGGTGCAGTAACTTTTTATAAAAAAAGATAGTTATTTAATAATTATAAATAAAAAAATGGAGGAAAAGATTATGAAATTTGATGATTTAAAAAAAGGTGCAGAAGATGCATTGAAAAAAACTGTAGATGGAGCAAAAGACTTGGCTGACAAAGCTGCTGACAAAACAAAGGAAATTGCAGGAAGCGAAGTTGCTCAAAATATAAAAAAAGGAACTGAAGAAGTTTTTGAAAAAACAGTAGAAGGAGCAAAAGATTTAGCTAATAAAGCAGCAAACAACAAAATTGTTAAAGATGTGGAAAAAGGTGCTGAAAAAGCAGTAGATAAAACTGTAGAAGGAGCAAAGGACTTAGCTGGTAAAGTTACTGGAATGTTTAAAAAATAGTAAAAACAAAAATGTACTAAAAAGAAATTATTTGGAGTATCAGTTTTGGTACTCCATTTTTTAAAAAAAATTTTGAAAAATCAAAAAAATGTGGTAAAATAATTTTGTGGTAAGTTAAAGTAGAGTATCCATTAAAACAAGGATTGAAACATCTTGAGATCAAACCCTCCATAAATAAAAATTTATAGTTAAAGTAGAGTATCCATTAAAATAAGGATTGAAACTAATTGGATGAGCTCTAAACTCATCTGTTTGGTTTGGTTAAATAGAGTATCCATCAAAACAAGGATTAAACTATTCGTTAAAAACAACAACTTTTATATAAGGTTGTTTTTTTTGTTTGTAAATAAAATAAGTTATACTATTCCCCGTTTAAATAGCGAATGTTTAATAAATTTTGAATTACATACTATTTAGTAAGGAATTAAAACTTTTGTCCTTAATATAGTTTCTATTTTATAAGGGATTTAGTATTAGATTATTTTATTTACTATCGGTTTTTACTATTTTTATTAGTTTTTTTTCGCAGGATTGCTCATTGCCGCAAATCCTGCACCTATGGCTAGACTACGACTTTTATTTGCCCAACTCCGAAACTCCTCCTTGCAGTCGTCAAACAGTCGTAGTTAAACAAATAAAAGCTCCGTCGGTTTATTAAAACAAAAAAAATTATATTTTAATTATTTTGAAATACTAAGTTTTTATCCTTTGTTGGAAAAGTTTATAATAAATTCGTTATTTAAATGGGGTTTAGTATTAAATATTTTACTCTATCAAATTTTTAAAATATTTTGTTATTTTTAGGGAAATTTGGTATAATTGATTTAAATCACAAATAAATTGGGGGTGATGAATTTGAGAGGTAAAGGAATAATAGGAAAGAAAAAATAAACAATTAAGAATTTATTTTGAGAAAGGAAATTTTGTGAAAAGAATAAAAGAATATTATAATAGGTTTAAAATTATGAATCCTCAGTATTCTGGAATAAAACTGGGGATTATTGCAGCAATTATTATTTATTTTGTTGCAAAAATTTTTTTTGTTGTGGAAATTTCAAGCAGTATGATAATTTCACTTGCTGTGTTTGTGGTGTCAATGACATTTCACGAAGTGGCACATGGCTATGTAGCTTATAAATTCGGCGATGATACTGCAAAAAGGGCAGGAAGGATTACATTAAATCCTTTGAAGCATTTGGATTTGACAGGAATAATTCTGCCGATTTTAATACTTTTAAGCGGCTTTAAATTTTTAGTGGGATGGGCAAAGCCTGTTCCAGTGAATTTTGATAATTTGAATCCTCCAAGACGTGGTCTATTTTGCGTTGCGATTGCAGGAATAGTTGTAAATTTCATTATTTCTGCAATTTCACTTGTTTTATTAAAAGTTATGGGAAAATATTTGGATGTTGAAAATGTATTTATGACAATTTTTCTATATGCCTATTTAATAAATTTATTGCTTGGATTGTTTAATTTGATACCAATAACGCCTTTAGATGGAGGAAGGATAATTTATTCTTTTTCTGGAAAAAAAGTTATGGAATTTTATAATAAAATTGAAAAGTATGGAATTTTAATTATATTTGCGATTGTTTATCTGGGAAGTACGGTTTTGGCACAGGGATTTTTGACAATTGCAGATTTTTTTCTTAAATTGGCTGGAATAAATATTGCTCTAACTTTCTAAACTTGCCAAAATAAACTTAAAACTTAATTTATTTAGTTTTTATGAGAAAAATTTGAGTAAATTTTAAAGTAATTAAAATAATTAAGAATATTTGCCAAAAAGGTTTTTAAAAATCAAAAATATAGGATATAATATAGTGTTAAATTAAATTTAACATCGAGTGTCACAGGAAATATTTTTACAAAATTTTAAGGATGTGGTAAAGATGAAAAGACTATTTTTGATTTTAGGAATATTTTTGGCAATAAATTTTGAAATATCCGCATTTACACAAAAGGAAAAAATCCAGCAAACATTGTCCAAACTTGGAGTAAAACAGGAATTGATAAATGAAACAATATCCCTTAGTTATGAAATTCGAGATACCCGGTATTTTGAAGATGATGAAAAAATTATTCGGGAGAGAGTGAAAAAGCTGGAAAACTTACTTCAGAAAGATGAAAGAAATTATATAGCGGCACAGGCTTTGGTTACAATTTTTGAAACAAAAATAAGTGGAAATTATAAAAAATATTTAGACTTATTTGAAAAATATACGCCATATGAATATGAAAAAACTTTTTCAAAGATGATGTACGCCTTAGATAATAACGACATTGGAACTTTTGAAAAATATATGGACGAAATTTCAAAAAAATATAAAGATCCAATTATAATAACGCTTTCAAAACTTTTTGTTGCAAAAGATCTAAGTGAGAAACAGCTTCTTACAGGAAAAGTTCTAGAATTACTAAAAAATGAAAACGATAGAAAAAGAGTGGGAGTTTCTGATGAAGAATATTATTTTATGAAACTGACTTATTATTTGAATAAAATACACAATCTCTTTAATAAAGGAGAAATAAAGCAAGCAGTTAAAGAATATTTAGATAATATTACAGATGACAGCGTAAGTGAGGAAGTAAGAAATTACAATCTTCGTGCTGAAGTGGTACTATATTATAATGTTGTAATAATGAATGAACAAATTTCTGAAGAATTTTTGAAAATATCAAATGGAGTAAAATTGGAAGATAGCTGGATTGGGAAAAAAATTCAAAGTGAAACAGAAAAAGATAAGGATTTTTTGTCAAAAATGGTAAATTAAAGTTTTAATTTTAATGAAAAAATGTAGTTATATTTATTTATTGTGGGAGGAATTATGAAAAGAGTTTTTATATCATTGTCATTACCATTCTTTTTAACTCTAAGTTACGAATTATCAGCGTATACACGAGCAGAATTAACTCAAGATAAACTTTCCAAAATTGGTATAAAACAGGAAGTTATTGATGAAACAATAAAATTTCAATATGATGTGAAAGATGAGAAGAATTTTTTTACGGAAGATGGAGAAGAAAATGAAAATTTTACAAAATTGAAGGAAATTTTTCAAAAAGATGAAAGAAATGATATCTTAGGAACAATTCTTGCTTCCGCATATATGATAGGAGAAAAAAAGGATTTTAAAAAAGCAAGGGAATATATGGATAAAATTACACCATATTGGTCAAAATTTGATAAATTGTCAAATGAATGGACTTATTATAAACTAAAAGGAGATGAAAAAGGCACAAAAAAATATTATAATTTATTGAAAAAAAATTATAAGGGAACAGTTATTCTTGATTTAATTGATACCTTAGATAACAATCTGGACATAGTTCTGTTTATTGATAAACTGGGAGAATTTTTAATTGATGAGGGCAATGAAAGTTTGGATACTAATAACAATCATGCAAATGATTTACCAAACGGTTATTCCTATGACGATAAAAAAGGTATTATCAAGAATGATGAAAATAATAAAGAAGAACCTGTAGAGGAAGAAGAAGAAAATGAAGATGAAATGCAAAAGTATTCAGAAAGTGTAAAAGAAATTCTGGATAATGGAAAAAACACGTTAAAAGAACAGAAAGATGAAATTGATAAATATCAACGAATAATTGATTATTTTAAAATAGGTAAAAATCAAAAGGAATTTGGAGTACCTGATGATTATGTGAGAGGCTACCAATTAAAAATTGCTGAAGCAAAAATAACAAAAAATATGATGAATTATGGTATTGAAAGTGCACTGAAGTATTATCTGGAAAATGTTTCAACAAAAGATGTAACTTATGAAGACGTGTATTTTAATGAAGAAGCAGAACTTGCAATTTATTTATCAATTGCTCAAATGCTGGCAGTTGCAGATGAAAATATTGTAAATAAATAC contains:
- the glmS gene encoding glutamine--fructose-6-phosphate transaminase (isomerizing), which produces MCGIVGYIGAKNAQEFVIDGLEKLEYRGYDSAGIAVNTGNEKFEIVKKVGKLQNLADELKKNPLSGTVAIGHTRWATHGKPSDENSHPHFNKDKTLVVVHNGIIENYLELKKDLVAKGYEFKSETDTEVVAHLLDELYTGDLLETVKKLLKVIKGAYALGIMSVNEPDRIIAARKESPLIVGLGNGENFIASDIPAILKYTRDVYLIENNEIVEIKKDSVKIMDVEGNEIKRDITHIEWDLEAASKGGYEYFMEKEIFEQPEVLVKTLNSRVDENYNINFDDAGLTKEYLSGINDIYIVACGTAYHAGLAGKHIIEKKTRIRVDVDIASEFRYRNPVIDDKALVIVLSQSGETLDTLEAMKEAKRHGARVVAISNVVGSSIAREADHVIYTWAGPEIAVASTKAYTTQMVILNLMAIDFAYKFGKITKDEAVEDIKKLYDVKQSVQKMLEYDEKIKDIADKIKDSESMFYLGRGLDYVIAVEGALKSKEISYIHSEAFASGELKHGTIALITDGVPVVVNVTQSDLFEKSVSNIKEVTSRGAYVIAIAKEGNTIVEEVADEVFYIPNVEDDYAGFPTIVIHQLLAYYLSKLKGNDVDKPRNLAKSVTVE
- a CDS encoding site-2 protease family protein; translated protein: MKRIKEYYNRFKIMNPQYSGIKLGIIAAIIIYFVAKIFFVVEISSSMIISLAVFVVSMTFHEVAHGYVAYKFGDDTAKRAGRITLNPLKHLDLTGIILPILILLSGFKFLVGWAKPVPVNFDNLNPPRRGLFCVAIAGIVVNFIISAISLVLLKVMGKYLDVENVFMTIFLYAYLINLLLGLFNLIPITPLDGGRIIYSFSGKKVMEFYNKIEKYGILIIFAIVYLGSTVLAQGFLTIADFFLKLAGINIALTF
- a CDS encoding NADP-dependent glyceraldehyde-3-phosphate dehydrogenase; translation: MNYQNLVNGEWKDSENTITIYSPINGEEIGTVPAMSREEVDFAMESARKALPAWRALSAVERAAYLNKAADILERDKDKIGENLAKEVAKGIKAAISEVVRTADLIRYAAEEGLRITGEFVNGGGFEAGSKRKCGVVKREPVGVVLAIAPFNYPVNLSASKIAPALIGGNVVIFKPPTQGSISGLLLTQVFAEAGIPAGVFNSVTGKGSEIGDYLIEHEEVNFINFTGSTPIGKKIGKLAGMRPIMLELGGKDAGIVLEDADLEKAAKDIVAGAFSYSGQRCTAIKRVLVMDSVADKLADLIKAQVEKLTVGDPFDNADITTVIDTPSADFIEGLIKDAQEKGAKALTTVKREKNLIWPVVFDNVTTDMRIAWEEPFGPVLPIIRVNSVDEAIEIANKSEYGLQSAVFTKNFPLAFEIAEKLEVGTVHINNKTQRGPDSFPFLGIKGSGAGVQGLKYSIESMTRVKSIVFDI
- a CDS encoding Crp/Fnr family transcriptional regulator, whose translation is MKIDELSQFLTQVSLFKGLNALEISEYLSKTGFKIKNYKKNETVFFRGDFLKNVIIVIKGTAHGEMQKFNGDITVINRMKSGEVVASAFLFGKSNVFPVDLIALENSKFLFLNKEKYLNLIQSDKRLLLNFINEISNKSQHLSKRIWFNFTNKTIEEKILSYIKENTTNGIIKFLPNISALAKQFEVTRPALSREISNLCKEKILTKIENNLYSVDFQQISQRNV
- a CDS encoding DUF3267 domain-containing protein is translated as MKYIKKIPEENKEYTGELLRTGWKKLKEPKLSLVMLIAIPVGIFLMLLNIKYCLYFFPKLNEIINYSENSFAIEFKLGIWQLILYLIITVLFLILHEFIHLLFVPNFFKSKRTFWGMRLLYFFTYTEEEMSKFRMAVIFIAPLLFLSFIFPVILNILGIMNGFIMFLCVLNAGGSCVDVFYTLLILFKIPNGSIVKNNGAVTFYKKR